The sequence CCCGAAGTACAGCTAAGGGGGACAGGGAGAATTGTGATTCCTGGGCAATCTGGAAGGGGAGAATGGCGGTCCTGTCCGGTTCACGCCCAACACCAGCTGTATTCCTGCTCGCTTCACTCGAAAAGCATCCGTCTGAAGTGCAGCTATCCTGCGCCCCAACGGTTAAAGGAGGGTTGATAGAAAACACCGGCCCTGGCAGAGATGCCAGGGCCAGTGTGGGGCAGGGCTTTTACTTGCTGGTCAAGCGGTCGGGGAACGACTCGGTGGTCAGGCGGGCGACCTGCGTGTCCAGATACTTCTGGGCGGCGTCGCGAGCCAGCTGCTCACGAATTAGGGGCGCGGCTTCGGTCAGGGGAACCAGGCCGGCGGCATTGCGCTTGGTCACGGTCAGCACGTGCCAGCCAAACTGGGACTGCACCGTCTGCACCTGGCCCACCGGCCCAGTAAAGCTGGCCTTGTCGAAGGTTTCGACCATCTCGCCCTGGCCAAAGCAGCCCAGGTCGCCGCCCTGCGCCGCACTGCCAGGGTCCTGGCTCTTGTCGCTGGCGATTTTGGCGAAGTCGGCGCCGCCTGCAAGGTCCTTGACGATGGTCTGAGCCTCGGCCTGGGTGGGCACCAGAATGTGCTTCACGCAGGCTTCGGCCTCGCGGGTAAAGCGGGCCCGGTTGATGCTGTAGTAGCTGCCTACCACCGCGTCCCCAAAGGTAAAGCGCTTCTGGATGCCTTCCAGATACGTGCCTACGACGCCCTGCCTCTCCAGCTCGGCGCGCAGGGCGTCGGCGCTGGCGTATCCGGTGGCGGCCAGCGCCTCGGTGAACTCGGCCTCGGATTCAAAGTCGGCGCGGGCCTCTTGCAACTGTTCGTCCAGTCGGGCGGCCTCAACCTTGTTGCCAGCGGTGCGGGCCAGCTGGTACACGGCGCGGTCCCGCACGTATTGCTTCAGGAATTCAGGCCGGGCGTTCGCGAACTCCGTCAGGTAGCTGTCCTCAAAGGGAATGCCCTGCGCATTGACCACGCGGGCCGCTGCCAGGCGAAAGGCGCGGTCAAATTCGCCCAGCGTGATGGTCTCGCTGCCCACCC is a genomic window of Deinococcus betulae containing:
- a CDS encoding peptidylprolyl isomerase, which encodes MKQILLTLALLSGAALAQTTPATPAPAAPATTTPATTPAPATTTPAADPATVVARVGSETITLGEFDRAFRLAAARVVNAQGIPFEDSYLTEFANARPEFLKQYVRDRAVYQLARTAGNKVEAARLDEQLQEARADFESEAEFTEALAATGYASADALRAELERQGVVGTYLEGIQKRFTFGDAVVGSYYSINRARFTREAEACVKHILVPTQAEAQTIVKDLAGGADFAKIASDKSQDPGSAAQGGDLGCFGQGEMVETFDKASFTGPVGQVQTVQSQFGWHVLTVTKRNAAGLVPLTEAAPLIREQLARDAAQKYLDTQVARLTTESFPDRLTSK